From the genome of Saccopteryx bilineata isolate mSacBil1 chromosome 6, mSacBil1_pri_phased_curated, whole genome shotgun sequence, one region includes:
- the LAMP1 gene encoding lysosome-associated membrane glycoprotein 1 isoform X2: MAAPGGARRQPLLLLLLGLMHCASAVFVVQDGTGTACIMANFSAAFLTNYNTKSGPKNVTFELPSDAKVLNSSSCGKENASNPSLMIAFGRGHTLTLNFARNATRYNVQMMSFVYNLSDTEVFPNASSNGSMTVKSITNIMADINKKYRCVNSNQIHMENVTVTFHDATIQAYLSNNTFSKEETRCEQDGPSPTTPPKPPHPSPSPPHPSPSPEPENPSVYKYNVSGTNGTCLLARMGLQLNITYKKKDNTTVTGVFNINPNKTRASGSCTAQMVTLELQSGSITPLVFQFGMNASSSRFYLQGIQVNMTLPDARDPTFKATNSSLRALQATVGSSYKCNTEEHIQVTEAFSVNIFEVWVQAFQVEGDKFGSVEECQLDENNMLIPIAVGGALAGLVLIVLIAYLIGRKRSHAGYQTI; the protein is encoded by the exons GCCTCATGCATTGTGCATCAGCAGTGTTTGTGGTGCAAGATGGCACTGGTACAGCTTGTATAATGGCCAACTTCTCTGCTGCCTTCTTGACCAACTACAATACCAAGAGTGGTCCTAAG AATGTGACCTTCGAGCTGCCATCTGATGCAAAAGTATTAAATAGCAGCTCCTGTGGTAAAGAGAATGCTTCTAACCCCAGTCTCATGATTGCTTTTGGAAGAGGACATACACTGACCCTCAATTTCGCAAGAAATGCAACACGTTACAATGTCCAGATGATGAGTTTTGTTTATAATTTGTCAGACACAGAGGTTTTCCCGAATGCGAGCTCCAACG GAAGTATGACAGTGAAGTCCATAACCAACATCATGGCAGACATAAATAAGAAATACAGATGTGTGAACAGCAACCAGATCCACATGGAGAATGTAACCGTCACGTTCCATGATGCCACCATCCAAGCATACCTTTCAAACAATACCTTCAGCAAGGAAG AGACGCGCTGTGAGCAAGATGGACCTTCCCCAACAACGCCACCGAAACCCCCTCACCCTTCGCCATCACCCCCTCACCCTTCGCCGTCCCCAGAGCCTGAGAACCCCTCAGTATACAAGTACAACGTGAGTGGCACCAATGGGACCTGTTTGCTGGCCCGCATGGGGCTGCAGCTGAACATCACCTACAAGAAGAAGGACAACACG ACTGTTACAGGAGTATTCAATATCAACCCGAATAAGACCCGTGCCAGTGGGAGCTGCACTGCCCAGATGGTGACCCTGGAGCTCCAGAGTGGGAGCATCACTCCCCTAGTTTTCCAGTTTGGAATG aaTGCAAGTTCTAGCCGGTTTTATCTGCAAGGAATCCAAGTGAACATGACTCTTCCCGACGCCAGAG ATCCCACCTTCAAGGCCACCAACAGCTCGCTGAGAGCACTTCAGGCCACTGTGGGGAGTTCCTACAAATGTAACACCGAGGAGCACATTCAGGTCACAGAGGCCTTTTCTGTCAACATTTTCGAAGTGTGGGTCCAGGCTTTCCAGGTAGAAGGCGACAAGTTTGGGTCTG tggaagagtgtcagCTGGATGAGAACAACATGCTGATCCCCATCGCTGTGGGTGGCGCCCTGGCTGGCCTGGTCCTCATCGTCCTCATTGCCTACCTCATCGGCAGGAAGAGGAGCCATGCCGGCTACCAGACAATTTAG
- the LAMP1 gene encoding lysosome-associated membrane glycoprotein 1 isoform X1 codes for MAAPGGARRQPLLLLLLAGLMHCASAVFVVQDGTGTACIMANFSAAFLTNYNTKSGPKNVTFELPSDAKVLNSSSCGKENASNPSLMIAFGRGHTLTLNFARNATRYNVQMMSFVYNLSDTEVFPNASSNGSMTVKSITNIMADINKKYRCVNSNQIHMENVTVTFHDATIQAYLSNNTFSKEETRCEQDGPSPTTPPKPPHPSPSPPHPSPSPEPENPSVYKYNVSGTNGTCLLARMGLQLNITYKKKDNTTVTGVFNINPNKTRASGSCTAQMVTLELQSGSITPLVFQFGMNASSSRFYLQGIQVNMTLPDARDPTFKATNSSLRALQATVGSSYKCNTEEHIQVTEAFSVNIFEVWVQAFQVEGDKFGSVEECQLDENNMLIPIAVGGALAGLVLIVLIAYLIGRKRSHAGYQTI; via the exons CAGGCCTCATGCATTGTGCATCAGCAGTGTTTGTGGTGCAAGATGGCACTGGTACAGCTTGTATAATGGCCAACTTCTCTGCTGCCTTCTTGACCAACTACAATACCAAGAGTGGTCCTAAG AATGTGACCTTCGAGCTGCCATCTGATGCAAAAGTATTAAATAGCAGCTCCTGTGGTAAAGAGAATGCTTCTAACCCCAGTCTCATGATTGCTTTTGGAAGAGGACATACACTGACCCTCAATTTCGCAAGAAATGCAACACGTTACAATGTCCAGATGATGAGTTTTGTTTATAATTTGTCAGACACAGAGGTTTTCCCGAATGCGAGCTCCAACG GAAGTATGACAGTGAAGTCCATAACCAACATCATGGCAGACATAAATAAGAAATACAGATGTGTGAACAGCAACCAGATCCACATGGAGAATGTAACCGTCACGTTCCATGATGCCACCATCCAAGCATACCTTTCAAACAATACCTTCAGCAAGGAAG AGACGCGCTGTGAGCAAGATGGACCTTCCCCAACAACGCCACCGAAACCCCCTCACCCTTCGCCATCACCCCCTCACCCTTCGCCGTCCCCAGAGCCTGAGAACCCCTCAGTATACAAGTACAACGTGAGTGGCACCAATGGGACCTGTTTGCTGGCCCGCATGGGGCTGCAGCTGAACATCACCTACAAGAAGAAGGACAACACG ACTGTTACAGGAGTATTCAATATCAACCCGAATAAGACCCGTGCCAGTGGGAGCTGCACTGCCCAGATGGTGACCCTGGAGCTCCAGAGTGGGAGCATCACTCCCCTAGTTTTCCAGTTTGGAATG aaTGCAAGTTCTAGCCGGTTTTATCTGCAAGGAATCCAAGTGAACATGACTCTTCCCGACGCCAGAG ATCCCACCTTCAAGGCCACCAACAGCTCGCTGAGAGCACTTCAGGCCACTGTGGGGAGTTCCTACAAATGTAACACCGAGGAGCACATTCAGGTCACAGAGGCCTTTTCTGTCAACATTTTCGAAGTGTGGGTCCAGGCTTTCCAGGTAGAAGGCGACAAGTTTGGGTCTG tggaagagtgtcagCTGGATGAGAACAACATGCTGATCCCCATCGCTGTGGGTGGCGCCCTGGCTGGCCTGGTCCTCATCGTCCTCATTGCCTACCTCATCGGCAGGAAGAGGAGCCATGCCGGCTACCAGACAATTTAG